In bacterium, the DNA window TGATAAAATCAATATGGTTATTTTCAGGGAAAATACCGAAGATGTATATGCGGGAATAGAATGGCAGGAAGGTTCACAGGAAGCAAGGAAGATAATCGATTTTCTCAAGGCTCAGTTTGCCGCCGATATAAGAGAAGATTCGGGAATCGGGATTAAACCCATGAGCAAATTCGGTTCTAAGAGAATAATAAGGAAGGCGATAAAACACGCTCTTAAGAATGGTTTTAAAAGCGTGACCATGATGCATAAAGGCAACATCCAGAAATTTACAGAAGGGGCGTTTAGAAAATGGGGTTATGAACTTGCTAAAGAAGAATTTCCGGATAATGTAATAAGCGAAGATGAATTATGGGAAAAGCATGGAGGAAAACAGCCCGAAGGGAAAATTACGCTGAAAGACCGCATTGCGGATATTATGTTTCAGCTTGTTCTGTTGCGGCCTTTGGAATTTGGCGTGATAGTAACTCCTAATTTGAACGGTGATTACCTTTCCGATGCGGTCGCGGCTCAGGTAGGGGGTATAGGAATGGCTCCCGGAGCCAACATAGGCGATTTTACCGCAATTTTTGAGGCCACCCATGGTACAGCTCCGAAATATGCAAATCAGGATAAAGTAAACCCGGGGTCTCTGCTCCTGTCGGCGTGTATGATGCTTGAATACATTGGGTGGTCTGAAGCTTCCGAATCTATAAAAAAGGCTATGGAAAAGACCATATCGTCGGGTAAAGTTACTTATGATCTTGCAAGGCAGTTGAAAAATTCCGTTGAGTTGAAAACGACACAGTTCGCGGAAGAAATCGTAAAAAACCTGAACGGTGTTTATAATATTTAGATTTTCCTTTTTCATGTTGGTTAATCCCCTGTGAAGGTAATAATTTTGGATTATGAAAAGAAATATCAAAGCTGAATTAATAGAGAAGAAAATTAGCGACGGTTTTAAAAGAATCAATTTTTCTCTGCCATCCGATTTGAAAAAAGCGATTGAAGGAGCATTAAAAAAAGAAAGCGTTTTTCTTGCCAGATTTACGTTGGAAAACATTCTTAAGAATAATCGAATCGCCGGCAAAAGCCGCCTGCCCCTGTGCCAGGACTGCGGGCTTGCCGTAATATATGTTGAAATAGGGGAAGACATAAATATAAAAGGTTCGTTGACAGCCGCTATAAACAGAG includes these proteins:
- the icd gene encoding isocitrate dehydrogenase (NADP(+)) — protein: MAEKITVKGNKLVVPDNPCIAFMEGDGIGPDIWKATRYVVDETVAKLYSGGRKIEWVEVLAGEKAYKKTGNWLPEETLRKIKEYIVAIKGPLTTPVGGGIRSLNVSLRRQLDLFACVRPVRHYKGVPSPVKEPDKINMVIFRENTEDVYAGIEWQEGSQEARKIIDFLKAQFAADIREDSGIGIKPMSKFGSKRIIRKAIKHALKNGFKSVTMMHKGNIQKFTEGAFRKWGYELAKEEFPDNVISEDELWEKHGGKQPEGKITLKDRIADIMFQLVLLRPLEFGVIVTPNLNGDYLSDAVAAQVGGIGMAPGANIGDFTAIFEATHGTAPKYANQDKVNPGSLLLSACMMLEYIGWSEASESIKKAMEKTISSGKVTYDLARQLKNSVELKTTQFAEEIVKNLNGVYNI